In a genomic window of Leifsonia xyli subsp. cynodontis DSM 46306:
- a CDS encoding DNA-directed RNA polymerase subunit alpha yields the protein MLIAQRPTLTEENISEFRSRFVIEPLEPGFGYTLGNSLRRTLLSSIPGAAVTSIRIDGVLHEFSTVPGVKEDVTEIILNIKGLVVSSEHDEPITAYLRKTGAGQVTAADISAPAGVEIHNPELVIATLNDKAKFEVELTIERGRGYVSAQQNRNEYSEAGQIPIDSIYSPVLKVTYRVEATRAGERTDFDRLVVDVETKPAISPRDAIASAGRTLVELFGLARELNSAAEGIEIGPAPVDQVLSSELSMPIEDLDLSVRSYNCLKREGINTVSELVSLSETQLMNIRNFGQKSVDEVKDKLTEMGLSLKDSVPGFDGAHFYSGYEEDESTI from the coding sequence GTGCTCATTGCACAGCGTCCTACGCTCACCGAAGAGAACATCTCGGAGTTCCGATCGCGGTTCGTCATCGAGCCGCTCGAGCCGGGCTTCGGCTACACGCTCGGCAACTCCCTGCGCCGCACTCTCCTCTCCTCCATTCCCGGCGCGGCTGTGACCAGCATCCGCATCGACGGCGTGCTGCACGAGTTCAGCACCGTTCCGGGTGTCAAGGAGGATGTCACCGAGATCATCCTGAACATCAAGGGTCTGGTGGTCTCGAGCGAGCACGACGAGCCGATCACCGCCTATCTGCGCAAGACCGGCGCCGGCCAGGTCACCGCCGCGGACATCTCGGCCCCCGCGGGCGTGGAGATCCACAACCCCGAGCTGGTCATCGCGACCCTCAACGACAAGGCGAAGTTCGAGGTCGAGCTGACCATCGAACGTGGCCGCGGCTACGTGTCCGCCCAGCAGAACCGCAACGAGTACAGCGAGGCGGGTCAGATCCCGATCGACTCGATCTACTCCCCGGTCCTGAAGGTCACGTACCGCGTCGAGGCCACCCGTGCCGGTGAGCGCACCGACTTCGACCGCCTCGTGGTCGATGTCGAGACCAAGCCGGCGATCAGCCCGCGCGACGCCATCGCGTCCGCCGGCCGCACGCTGGTCGAGCTGTTCGGACTGGCGCGCGAGCTCAATAGTGCGGCCGAGGGCATCGAGATCGGCCCCGCGCCGGTCGACCAGGTCCTCAGCTCCGAGCTCTCGATGCCGATCGAGGACCTCGACCTGTCGGTCCGGTCGTACAACTGCCTCAAGCGCGAGGGCATCAACACCGTCAGCGAACTCGTCTCGCTGTCGGAGACGCAGCTCATGAACATCCGCAACTTCGGCCAGAAGTCGGTGGATGAGGTCAAGGACAAGCTGACGGAGATGGGGCTCTCGCTCAAAGACTCCGTCCCCGGCTTCGACGGCGCCCACTTCTACAGCGGGTACGAAGAGGACGAGTCCACCATCTGA
- the rpsK gene encoding 30S ribosomal protein S11, with protein sequence MAAPKSAARKPRKKEKKNIAVGQAHIKSTFNNTIVSITDTTGAVISWASSGGVGFKGSRKSTPYAAQLAAESAARQAQEHGMKKVDVFVKGPGSGRETAIRSLQAAGLEVGSINDVTPQAHNGCRPPKRRRV encoded by the coding sequence ATGGCAGCACCCAAGTCGGCCGCTCGCAAGCCGCGCAAGAAAGAAAAGAAGAACATCGCTGTGGGCCAGGCCCACATCAAGAGCACGTTCAACAACACGATCGTCTCGATCACCGACACCACCGGTGCGGTCATCAGCTGGGCTTCCTCCGGCGGCGTCGGGTTCAAGGGCTCCCGCAAATCGACTCCGTACGCCGCCCAGCTGGCCGCCGAGTCGGCCGCCCGTCAGGCGCAGGAGCACGGTATGAAAAAGGTCGACGTCTTCGTGAAGGGCCCGGGTTCGGGTCGTGAGACGGCGATCCGCTCCCTCCAGGCCGCCGGCCTCGAGGTGGGCTCGATCAACGACGTCACTCCGCAGGCGCACAACGGCTGCCGCCCGCCGAAGCGTCGCCGCGTCTAA
- the rpsM gene encoding 30S ribosomal protein S13 → MARLAGVDIPRDKRVEVALTYIYGVGRTRALQTLRETDISGDIRVKDLTDEQLVSLRDYIEGNFKVEGDLRREVAADIRRKVEIGSYEGIRHRKGLPVRGQRTKTNARTRKGPKRTVAGKKKAR, encoded by the coding sequence ATGGCACGTCTAGCAGGCGTCGACATCCCGCGCGACAAGCGCGTGGAGGTCGCACTCACCTACATCTACGGCGTCGGGCGCACCCGCGCGCTGCAGACCCTTCGCGAGACCGATATCTCGGGCGATATTCGCGTCAAAGACCTCACGGACGAGCAGCTCGTCTCGCTCCGCGACTACATCGAAGGAAACTTCAAGGTCGAGGGCGACCTCCGCCGCGAGGTCGCCGCCGACATCCGCCGCAAGGTCGAGATCGGCAGCTACGAGGGAATCCGCCACCGCAAGGGCCTTCCGGTCCGCGGCCAGCGAACCAAGACGAACGCGCGCACCCGCAAGGGGCCGAAGCGCACCGTCGCCGGTAAGAAGAAGGCTCGCTAG
- the rpmJ gene encoding 50S ribosomal protein L36, whose product MKVNPSVKKICDKCKVIRRNGRVMVICENPRHKQRQG is encoded by the coding sequence ATGAAGGTCAACCCCTCCGTCAAGAAGATCTGCGACAAGTGCAAGGTCATCCGTCGCAACGGCCGGGTCATGGTCATCTGCGAGAACCCGCGCCACAAGCAGCGCCAGGGCTGA
- the infA gene encoding translation initiation factor IF-1 gives MAKKDGVIEIEGSVIEALPNAMFRVELTNGHKVLAHISGKMRQHYIRILPEDRVIVELSPYDLTRGRIVYRYK, from the coding sequence ATGGCCAAAAAAGACGGTGTCATCGAGATCGAAGGATCTGTGATCGAGGCGCTCCCCAACGCGATGTTTCGCGTGGAGCTCACCAATGGTCACAAGGTTCTTGCCCACATCTCCGGCAAGATGCGTCAGCACTACATCCGCATCCTCCCCGAGGACCGCGTGATCGTGGAGCTGAGCCCCTACGATCTGACCCGCGGCCGGATCGTCTACCGCTACAAGTAA
- the map gene encoding type I methionyl aminopeptidase, which produces MVFKRSLYKTPAQLRAMVAPGRATAASLDAVARAIAAGTTTLELDAIAERAVEAAGGKPNFKLEAGYHHTICASVNDEVVHGIPGPRLLQPGDILSVDSGAILDGWNGDAARTFVLPDPARPDLVAERQTLSEVTEQSLWHGIARLARARHLNEVGEAIEDYILSRGEYGILTDYIGHGIGRRMHEEPPVFNYRVRAKGPEVKPGLVVAIEPMVVLGDQDTYVKDDGWTVATEDGTAAAHWEHSVAVHADGIWVLTADDGGAAGLAPFGLTPSPIP; this is translated from the coding sequence ATGGTCTTCAAACGTTCGCTCTACAAGACGCCCGCGCAGCTGCGTGCGATGGTGGCGCCGGGGCGCGCCACGGCGGCCTCTCTCGACGCCGTCGCTCGGGCCATCGCGGCCGGGACCACGACGCTCGAGCTGGACGCCATCGCCGAGCGTGCCGTCGAGGCGGCCGGCGGCAAGCCGAACTTCAAGCTGGAGGCGGGCTACCACCACACGATCTGCGCGTCGGTGAACGATGAGGTCGTGCATGGCATCCCTGGCCCGCGCCTCCTGCAACCCGGCGACATCCTCTCGGTGGACTCCGGCGCCATCCTCGATGGCTGGAATGGGGACGCGGCGCGTACATTCGTGCTGCCCGACCCCGCGCGTCCCGATCTCGTGGCCGAGCGGCAGACGCTCTCCGAGGTGACGGAGCAGTCGCTCTGGCACGGGATCGCTCGCCTCGCCCGGGCGAGGCACCTCAACGAGGTCGGTGAGGCGATCGAGGACTACATCCTCTCGCGGGGAGAGTACGGCATCCTGACCGACTACATCGGGCACGGGATCGGCCGCCGGATGCACGAGGAGCCGCCGGTGTTCAACTACCGGGTGCGCGCCAAAGGCCCGGAGGTGAAGCCGGGACTCGTGGTTGCGATCGAGCCGATGGTCGTGCTGGGAGACCAGGACACCTATGTGAAAGACGACGGCTGGACCGTCGCGACCGAGGACGGGACCGCTGCCGCGCACTGGGAGCACAGCGTCGCCGTGCATGCGGACGGCATCTGGGTGCTGACGGCGGATGACGGCGGGGCGGCCGGGCTCGCGCCGTTCGGCCTCACCCCGAGTCCGATTCCGTGA